The Drosophila nasuta strain 15112-1781.00 chromosome 2L, ASM2355853v1, whole genome shotgun sequence genome window below encodes:
- the LOC132785829 gene encoding nematocyst expressed protein 4-like — protein sequence MNKNLFLLFILLLVTACVLASSGSDSDSDSDSDSGSSNREYDGYYGGKHKHKKHKHNKPVYPNPYPQNPQYFQYPQYLQYPQYPYPYPYNQGSYNQQPNYQIGTAYQQQPQPYVPPPPPGYPPSQPQAPLPQAPAYNPGQQSPLGPGLTPGPNPVPQQPPASSVINHSLKVNKEYKENFNNHVESNAL from the coding sequence ATGAACAAGAACTTGTTCCTGCTTTTCATTCTGTTGCTGGTCACAGCATGTGTCCTGGCAAGCAGTGGTAGTGATagtgacagcgacagcgataGTGACAGTGGAAGCAGTAATCGTGAATATGACGGCTACTACGGCGGAAAGCATAAGCACAAGAAACACAAGCATAACAAGCCAGTTTATCCAAATCCATATCCCCAAAATCCTCAATATTTCCAATATCCACAATATCTACAATATCCGCAATATCCGTATCCGTATCCCTACAACCAAGGATCTTACAATCAGCAGCCCAATTATCAGATTGGCACTGCATaccaacaacagccacagccatatgtgcctcctcctccacctggATATCCGCCTAGTCAGCCACAAGCTCCGTTGCCACAGGCTCCAGCTTATAATCCCGGGCAGCAATCGCCGCTGGGGCCTGGCCTTACTCCTGGACCTAATCCTGTGCCGCAACAGCCACCAGCTTCTAGTGTTATCAATCACTCACTTAAAGTCAATAAGGAATACAAAGaaaactttaataatcatGTGGAATCAAATGCtttataa
- the LOC132785836 gene encoding uncharacterized protein LOC132785836 isoform X1, with translation MTYCDHFIMKTPLFSIAIFATLLCSSLATFGDKAILKEKDMMRKIVFDKKTPDVFYCPMQKPSSMNKIIVTARPLHKLCEYEGNPLPPEYKSDCYMDIDESDYACKEKYRIMMRKFPPGSEEPFNGARLKRFMNFDKLTN, from the exons ATGACAT ATTGCGATCACTTCATTATGAAGACTCCACTATTTTCGATAGCTATATTTGCCACACTGTTGTGCAGCAGCTTGGCTACATTTGGTGATAAAGCTATACTCAAAGAGAAGGATATGATGAGGAAAATAGTATTCGATAAAAAGACACCTGATGTATTTTATTGTCCGATGCAGAAACCGTCTTCAATGAACAAAATCATTGTCAC agCACGGCCACTGCACAAATTGTGTGAATACGAAGGAAATCCTTTACCTCCAGAATATAAATCGGACTGTTATATGGATATTGACGAGTCAGATTATGCATGCAAGgaaaaatatagaattatG ATGCGCAAATTTCCTCCGGGCAGCGAAGAGCCGTTCAACGGTGCACGACTTAAGCGATTCATGAATTTTGATAAGCTTACCAACTGA
- the LOC132785836 gene encoding uncharacterized protein LOC132785836 isoform X2: MKTPLFSIAIFATLLCSSLATFGDKAILKEKDMMRKIVFDKKTPDVFYCPMQKPSSMNKIIVTARPLHKLCEYEGNPLPPEYKSDCYMDIDESDYACKEKYRIMMRKFPPGSEEPFNGARLKRFMNFDKLTN; the protein is encoded by the exons ATGAAGACTCCACTATTTTCGATAGCTATATTTGCCACACTGTTGTGCAGCAGCTTGGCTACATTTGGTGATAAAGCTATACTCAAAGAGAAGGATATGATGAGGAAAATAGTATTCGATAAAAAGACACCTGATGTATTTTATTGTCCGATGCAGAAACCGTCTTCAATGAACAAAATCATTGTCAC agCACGGCCACTGCACAAATTGTGTGAATACGAAGGAAATCCTTTACCTCCAGAATATAAATCGGACTGTTATATGGATATTGACGAGTCAGATTATGCATGCAAGgaaaaatatagaattatG ATGCGCAAATTTCCTCCGGGCAGCGAAGAGCCGTTCAACGGTGCACGACTTAAGCGATTCATGAATTTTGATAAGCTTACCAACTGA
- the LOC132785836 gene encoding uncharacterized protein LOC132785836 isoform X3, giving the protein MTYCDHFIMKTPLFSIAIFATLLCSSLATFGDKAILKEKDMMRKIVFDKKTPDVFYCPMQKPSSMNKIIVTARPLHKLCEYEGNPLPPEYKSDCYMDIDESDYACKEKYRIMKRFAKDEP; this is encoded by the exons ATGACAT ATTGCGATCACTTCATTATGAAGACTCCACTATTTTCGATAGCTATATTTGCCACACTGTTGTGCAGCAGCTTGGCTACATTTGGTGATAAAGCTATACTCAAAGAGAAGGATATGATGAGGAAAATAGTATTCGATAAAAAGACACCTGATGTATTTTATTGTCCGATGCAGAAACCGTCTTCAATGAACAAAATCATTGTCAC agCACGGCCACTGCACAAATTGTGTGAATACGAAGGAAATCCTTTACCTCCAGAATATAAATCGGACTGTTATATGGATATTGACGAGTCAGATTATGCATGCAAGgaaaaatatagaattatG aaACGTTTCGCCAAAGACGAACCCTAG
- the LOC132785800 gene encoding probable transcriptional regulatory protein TTE1135 isoform X1 produces the protein MFRRLFLIGIQNVKIQFNQCDIRGMAGHSKWANIKHIKAQKDGQRAALFTKISRQIRLAVQEGKSADPAVNSLLRSEIDHALKKNMPIGTIQNTIKKCQGNKAQLRKHRLDIRFKRNVYLICSIYTDNIAQVKMDSTAMIKKSGGVLVDVGHMFEDFGLIETRYDSSTAENLEEKATEDAIQFGAEEVEVVDAKSGLVNFICTPAHLTGLSKTLSQNGYSIENSEHMFTPNNLIQLAVDDQKAYDVFLQKLRDVPGMEDIYDNVE, from the exons ATGTTTCGACGTTTATTCCTAATTGGCATTCAAAATGTTAAGATTCAATTTAACCAATGTGACATACGCGGCATGGCCGGCCATTCAAAATGGGcgaatataaaacatataaagGCCCAAAAAGACGGACAGCGAGCAGCGTTGTTCACAAAGATCTCCAGGCAAATTCGTTTAGCAGTTCAAGAGGGCAAATCGGCGGATCCGGCTGTTAACTCTCTACTGCGGTCGGAAATAGATCATGCTCTAAAGAAAAACATGCCTATTGGAACCATACAAAACACGATCAAAAAGTGTCAGGGTAACAAGGCGCAGTTGAGGAAACATCGACTGGATATACGATTCAAGAGaaacgtatacttaatatgcaGCATTTATACCGACAATATTGCCCAAGTTAAGATGGACTCAACGGCAATGATCAAGAAATCTGG CGGTGTTCTCGTTGATGTTGGTCATATGTTTGAAGATTTTGGGCTAATTGAGACAAGATATGATAGTTCAACTGCCGAAAACCTGGAGGAAAAGGCCACTGAGGACGCTATTCAATTTGGCGCAGAagaagttgaagttgttgatgCCAAGTCTGGATTAGTTAAT TTCATCTGTACTCCAGCTCATCTAACTGGACTCAGCAAAACGTTGTCTCAGAATGGTTATTCTATTGAAAATAGCGAACATATGTTTACACCAAAT AACCTCATACAATTGGCAGTGGATGATCAAAAGGCGTATGATGTATTCCTGCAAAAGCTAAGAGATGTGCCGGGCATGGAGGATATATACGACAATGTGGAGTAA
- the LOC132785800 gene encoding probable transcriptional regulatory protein Nwi_2729 isoform X2, with translation MFRRLFLIGIQNVKIQFNQCDIRGMAGHSKWANIKHIKAQKDGQRAALFTKISRQIRLAVQEGKSADPAVNSLLRSEIDHALKKNMPIGTIQNTIKKCQGNKAQLRKHRLDIRFKRNVYLICSIYTDNIAQVKMDSTAMIKKSGTNYFQRCSR, from the exons ATGTTTCGACGTTTATTCCTAATTGGCATTCAAAATGTTAAGATTCAATTTAACCAATGTGACATACGCGGCATGGCCGGCCATTCAAAATGGGcgaatataaaacatataaagGCCCAAAAAGACGGACAGCGAGCAGCGTTGTTCACAAAGATCTCCAGGCAAATTCGTTTAGCAGTTCAAGAGGGCAAATCGGCGGATCCGGCTGTTAACTCTCTACTGCGGTCGGAAATAGATCATGCTCTAAAGAAAAACATGCCTATTGGAACCATACAAAACACGATCAAAAAGTGTCAGGGTAACAAGGCGCAGTTGAGGAAACATCGACTGGATATACGATTCAAGAGaaacgtatacttaatatgcaGCATTTATACCGACAATATTGCCCAAGTTAAGATGGACTCAACGGCAATGATCAAGAAATCTGG AACAAATTATTTTCAGCGGTGTTCTCGTTGA